Proteins from one Candidatus Caccoplasma merdavium genomic window:
- a CDS encoding TatD family hydrolase, translating to MFDTHTHIYLPEFDPDRDAVVHRALANGIGRLMLPNVDLDTVDALHRTLDAYPSLCIAAMGLHPTSVTEHYSEALDRTFELFDRYPYRAVGEIGLDLYWDKSHLHEQLDALEAQVRLATQRSLPVIIHCREAFEPIISLLGRLSHLGLRGVFHSFSGDIDTLSQIFALGDFYIGINGTVTFKKSTLREVLPAIPSDRLLLETDAPYLAPVPYRGKRNEPAYIAQTADFIAAELHRDRAEIEAETYANACRLFGLSEQ from the coding sequence ATTTTCGACACCCACACCCACATCTACCTGCCCGAGTTCGACCCCGACCGCGACGCGGTGGTGCACCGCGCCCTCGCAAACGGCATCGGCCGCCTCATGCTCCCCAATGTCGACCTCGACACCGTCGATGCCCTGCACCGCACCCTCGACGCCTACCCCTCCTTGTGCATCGCCGCCATGGGTCTGCACCCCACCTCGGTGACCGAACATTATTCTGAGGCGCTCGACCGCACGTTCGAGCTTTTCGACCGTTACCCCTATCGTGCCGTGGGAGAGATAGGACTCGACCTGTACTGGGACAAAAGCCATCTGCACGAGCAACTCGACGCACTGGAAGCCCAAGTGCGCCTTGCCACCCAACGGTCATTGCCCGTCATCATTCACTGCCGGGAGGCATTCGAGCCCATCATTTCGCTCCTGGGCCGGCTGTCGCACCTCGGCCTGCGCGGCGTTTTCCACAGTTTCAGCGGCGACATCGATACCCTGTCGCAGATTTTTGCGCTGGGCGACTTCTACATCGGCATCAACGGCACCGTCACGTTCAAGAAAAGCACCCTGCGCGAAGTGCTCCCGGCTATCCCGTCAGACCGACTGCTGCTCGAAACCGACGCCCCCTACCTGGCGCCCGTCCCCTACCGCGGGAAACGCAACGAGCCGGCCTACATCGCCCAAACGGCCGATTTCATCGCCGCCGAATTGCATCGAGACAGGGCCGAAATCGAAGCCGAGACCTATGCCAACGCCTGTCGGTTGTTCGGGCTCAGCGAGCAATAA
- a CDS encoding MFS transporter, which yields MKQPLQLRDNEGISASLLFTMACMAAISVANIYYCQPLLSLMGNDLGVDEWRASLIAMITQVGYACGLFFVIPSGDMFDRKKIVAGSFTLLAAALLCIAVSGHYLPVMAASFAVGVCSVMPQIFIPIAAQYSRPEKKGANVGLIVSGLLTGILASRVISGLVGEWLGWRAMYAIAAGAIIICTFVVWRIMPGTERNYNGTYRRLMNSLFALVREHRLLRICALRAALAFGSFLTLWASLTFRMEQAPFYAGSDVVGLLGLCGVAGALTASLVGRLVTRFGVHRFNLLGAVLMLSAWAIAYQWGDTYAAIIATILILDIGMQCIQLSNQTVIFSLNPKASNRINTIFMTAYFIGGSLGTLLSGTAWSLWGWGGVSAVGGIMALLSLGFTVYTKE from the coding sequence ATGAAACAACCGCTGCAACTGAGAGACAACGAAGGCATCTCGGCATCGCTGCTCTTTACCATGGCTTGCATGGCCGCCATCTCGGTAGCCAACATCTATTACTGCCAGCCCCTCCTCTCGCTCATGGGCAATGACCTGGGCGTCGACGAGTGGAGAGCCAGCCTCATCGCCATGATTACCCAGGTGGGCTATGCCTGCGGGTTGTTTTTTGTCATTCCCTCGGGCGACATGTTCGACCGCAAGAAAATCGTGGCAGGCAGCTTCACCCTGCTGGCAGCCGCCCTGCTCTGCATCGCCGTGTCGGGACATTATCTCCCGGTCATGGCCGCATCGTTTGCCGTGGGCGTCTGCTCGGTCATGCCGCAAATATTTATCCCCATCGCCGCCCAATATTCCCGTCCCGAGAAGAAGGGCGCCAACGTGGGTCTCATCGTCTCGGGACTGCTTACCGGCATCTTGGCTTCGCGGGTGATAAGCGGACTGGTGGGCGAATGGCTCGGCTGGCGCGCCATGTATGCCATTGCCGCCGGCGCAATAATCATCTGCACCTTTGTCGTGTGGCGCATCATGCCGGGCACCGAGCGCAACTACAACGGCACATACCGCCGGTTGATGAATTCGCTCTTCGCCCTTGTCCGCGAGCACCGGCTCTTGCGCATCTGCGCCTTGCGGGCCGCCTTGGCGTTCGGTTCGTTCCTCACGCTTTGGGCCTCTCTCACCTTCCGCATGGAGCAGGCGCCGTTCTATGCCGGCAGCGACGTCGTGGGACTGCTGGGACTGTGCGGCGTGGCCGGCGCCCTGACCGCATCGCTCGTGGGACGGCTGGTCACCCGCTTCGGGGTGCACCGCTTCAACCTGCTCGGTGCCGTCCTCATGCTGAGTGCCTGGGCCATCGCCTACCAATGGGGAGACACCTACGCCGCCATCATCGCCACCATACTCATTCTCGACATCGGCATGCAGTGCATTCAACTGAGTAACCAGACCGTCATCTTCTCCTTGAACCCCAAGGCGTCGAACCGCATCAACACGATTTTTATGACCGCCTACTTCATCGGGGGGTCACTGGGCACGCTCCTCTCGGGCACGGCATGGAGCCTTTGGGGCTGGGGCGGAGTGTCGGCCGTGGGAGG
- a CDS encoding polyprenyl synthetase family protein: MHTPEEFIAIVQKTLDAVAYPPAPAELYNPIRYELALGGKRIRPVLTLLSCELFDGDYREALDAAAGIEIFHNFTLLHDDVMDKADLRRGKPTVHVKWDENTAILSGDAMQILAFMQVVKSPAPSRKAVCDVFLKTALEICEGQQYDMEFESRSDVCEEEYIEMIRLKTAVLLGGALKIGALIAGATDNDAKAIYDFGVNLGLAFQLRDDFLDVYGDARVFGKNIGGDILNNKKTYMLINAQRLAQGADREELDRWLSATDYDPAEKIAAVTALYNRLGVDRLCLEKIEQYDTLSLQQLDSLSVPADRTAPLRELAARLMQRNF, translated from the coding sequence ATGCACACACCGGAAGAATTCATCGCCATTGTACAAAAAACGCTCGATGCCGTTGCCTACCCGCCGGCACCGGCCGAACTCTATAACCCCATACGCTACGAACTGGCTTTGGGAGGGAAACGCATACGCCCTGTCCTGACGCTCTTGTCGTGCGAACTTTTCGACGGCGACTACCGCGAGGCCCTCGATGCCGCCGCCGGCATCGAAATCTTCCACAACTTCACCCTGCTGCACGATGACGTGATGGACAAGGCCGACCTGCGCCGCGGGAAACCCACCGTGCATGTGAAGTGGGACGAGAACACGGCCATTCTCTCGGGCGACGCCATGCAAATCCTGGCCTTCATGCAAGTGGTGAAATCGCCTGCACCAAGCCGCAAGGCGGTGTGCGACGTGTTTCTGAAAACCGCCCTCGAAATATGCGAAGGCCAACAATATGACATGGAATTTGAAAGCCGCAGCGATGTGTGCGAGGAGGAATACATCGAGATGATACGGCTGAAAACCGCCGTACTGCTGGGCGGCGCCCTGAAAATCGGCGCCCTCATTGCCGGAGCGACCGACAACGACGCCAAGGCGATATACGACTTCGGCGTGAACTTGGGACTGGCATTCCAATTACGCGACGACTTCCTCGATGTGTATGGTGACGCACGGGTTTTCGGGAAAAATATCGGGGGCGATATTCTCAACAACAAAAAGACCTACATGCTCATCAATGCCCAACGTCTCGCCCAGGGAGCCGATCGCGAAGAACTCGACCGCTGGCTCTCGGCCACAGACTACGACCCGGCCGAGAAGATCGCCGCCGTCACGGCACTCTACAACCGGCTGGGCGTCGACCGGCTCTGCCTCGAAAAAATCGAGCAATACGACACCTTGTCCCTGCAACAGCTCGACTCGCTGAGCGTCCCGGCCGACCGCACGGCTCCGTTGCGTGAACTGGCCGCCCGCCTCATGCAACGCAACTTCTAA
- the porQ gene encoding type IX secretion system protein PorQ, which translates to MALLPLGCVVAQEGKSSFDVLNLPVSSHINALGGNNISIVEEDITVMYHNPALVGQEMSMQMAANYMRYVAGINLGGVSYAQAAGAHGTWAAGLQFAGYGTMRQTDAAGTITGTFNPKDILFGGLYAHDITSSLRGGIYAKMLYSTYESYTALAMFVDLGINYYHAEKEFSLSLVVKNLGGQLKRYDTENIAMPWDIQLGFSKTLRHAPFRFSLTAQHLTRWHLPFETVDDAGELEVKDNFASNLFRHLVFGVDYIPSRNFYLAIGYDYKRKSDMATAGRRILSGFTAGAGIRVKMFGIGVSMAQHHANGFTFMTNLTADISQFLHR; encoded by the coding sequence ATGGCCCTGTTGCCCCTCGGTTGCGTGGTGGCGCAAGAGGGCAAGAGTTCGTTCGACGTTCTCAATCTGCCGGTATCGTCGCATATCAATGCCTTGGGTGGGAATAACATCTCCATTGTCGAAGAAGACATCACCGTGATGTATCACAATCCGGCGCTCGTGGGGCAGGAAATGAGCATGCAGATGGCGGCCAATTATATGCGTTATGTGGCCGGCATCAACCTGGGCGGCGTGTCGTATGCGCAAGCGGCGGGCGCGCACGGTACTTGGGCGGCCGGATTGCAGTTTGCCGGTTACGGGACGATGCGGCAGACCGACGCCGCCGGTACCATAACCGGGACATTCAACCCCAAGGATATTCTCTTCGGCGGCCTGTATGCCCACGACATCACCTCCTCGTTGCGGGGCGGCATTTATGCCAAGATGCTCTATTCCACCTATGAGAGTTATACGGCCTTGGCTATGTTTGTCGATTTGGGTATCAACTATTACCATGCCGAAAAAGAATTTTCACTCTCCCTGGTGGTGAAAAACCTCGGTGGACAGTTGAAGAGATACGATACCGAGAATATCGCCATGCCCTGGGACATACAGCTCGGCTTTTCCAAGACCCTCCGGCATGCCCCGTTCCGCTTTTCGCTCACGGCACAACACCTGACCCGTTGGCATCTGCCCTTTGAGACGGTCGACGATGCCGGAGAGCTCGAAGTCAAGGACAACTTTGCTTCCAACCTTTTCCGCCATCTGGTCTTTGGCGTCGATTACATACCCAGCCGCAATTTCTACCTGGCCATAGGGTATGACTACAAGCGCAAGAGCGACATGGCGACCGCCGGCCGTCGCATCTTGTCGGGCTTCACGGCCGGAGCCGGCATACGCGTCAAGATGTTTGGCATCGGAGTCTCCATGGCCCAGCACCATGCCAACGGTTTCACTTTCATGACCAATCTCACGGCCGATATCTCGCAATTCCTCCATCGATAA